A stretch of the Corythoichthys intestinalis isolate RoL2023-P3 chromosome 22, ASM3026506v1, whole genome shotgun sequence genome encodes the following:
- the ssr2 gene encoding translocon-associated protein subunit beta has protein sequence MMKTLHVFLALALLALGSGEEGARLLASKSLLNRYAVEGRDLTLQYNIYNVGSSAALEVELSDDSFPPEDFGIVSGLLNVKWDRIAPASNVSHTVVLRPLKAGYFNFTSASVSYLAQEGGQVVVGYTSAPGQGGILAQREFDRRFSPHYLDWAAFGVMTLPSIGIPLLLWYSSKKKYDPPKPKKN, from the exons ATGATGAAGACGCTACACGTCTTTTTGGCCCTAGCGCTCCTCGCCCTGGGCTCAGGAGAAGAAGGTGCCCGTTTGCTGGCGTCCAAGTCCCTGCTCAACCGTTACGCCGTTGAAGGACGAGACCTGACCCTGCAGTACAATATTTACAACGTGGGATCCAG TGCCGCTCTTGAGGTGGAGCTGTCGGATGATTCTTTCCCTCCCGAGGACTTTGGAATCGTCTCGGGATTGCTGAACGTGAAATGGGACAGGATTGCACC AGCCAGCAACGTGTCCCACACTGTTGTGCTTCGTCCTCTGAAGGCCGGCTACTTTAACTTCACGTCTGCTTCGGTTAGCTATTTGGCTCAGGAGGGTGGACAAGTTGTG GTGGGCTACACCAGCGCCCCCGGTCAGGGAGGCATCCTGGCTCAGAGGGAGTTTGACCGCCGCTTTTCCCCGCATTAT CTGGACTGGGCTGCTTTCGGTGTAATGACCCTCCCTTCCATCGGAATCCCGCTCCTGCTCTGGTATTCCAGTAAGAAGAAGTACGACCCGCCCAAGCCTAAAAAGAACTAA